One Candidatus Brocadia sp. DNA window includes the following coding sequences:
- a CDS encoding four helix bundle protein, with translation MKRKDKIRRKEGINMNDFRDLVVWQKAMSLFEDVVKDAEKFPNTEVARIISNQVLRSVSSVSANIAEGYGRRKGKEYEHYLYVSRGSANESIDWYEKLKRLNYISVDTFAQREAICEEIRAMLTKKINKIENKE, from the coding sequence GTGAAAAGAAAAGATAAAATAAGGAGAAAGGAAGGGATCAATATGAATGATTTCAGAGATTTAGTAGTATGGCAAAAAGCAATGAGTTTATTTGAGGATGTTGTTAAGGATGCTGAAAAGTTTCCAAATACCGAAGTTGCCAGGATAATATCAAATCAAGTCTTAAGGAGCGTTTCTTCTGTGAGTGCAAATATAGCAGAAGGTTATGGAAGGCGAAAAGGTAAGGAGTATGAGCATTATTTATATGTATCCAGAGGATCTGCCAATGAAAGTATAGATTGGTATGAGAAATTAAAGAGACTTAACTATATATCGGTAGATACCTTTGCTCAGAGAGAGGCAATCTGTGAGGAAATACGAGCTATGTTGACCAAGAAGATAAATAAAATAGAGAATAAAGAATGA
- the cas2 gene encoding CRISPR-associated endonuclease Cas2: MLYLVSYDIPDTGRRTKLAKVLKDFGDRVQYSVFECILDSSLLNKMVTRIKKIVLQEDDSVRIYTICANCERVIHVIGQGKVTRVEDVYIV; encoded by the coding sequence ATGCTGTATCTCGTCTCTTATGACATACCTGACACCGGAAGGAGAACGAAACTGGCAAAGGTGCTTAAGGATTTTGGAGACAGGGTGCAATATAGCGTCTTTGAATGTATATTGGATAGCAGTCTCCTGAACAAAATGGTGACCAGAATTAAGAAAATTGTCTTGCAGGAGGACGACAGTGTGAGAATATATACCATCTGTGCAAATTGTGAAAGGGTTATTCACGTTATCGGGCAGGGGAAAGTAACCAGAGTGGAGGATGTCTACATCGTGTAA
- the cas1 gene encoding CRISPR-associated endonuclease Cas1 encodes MRSEERSTALLQRKVLIVANLYLTEQNSVLRKSGDRLIVQKDDNILLEVQCHKIDAVLIFGNVQFTTQAVHELFEHGIEMAILTRTGKLIGQITSPTPKNITLRLQQFKKYWDNDFRLMLSKAIVAGKIMNCYNVVRLFSYNHPKLHLETEIAALETKLEDVESATYINQLFGMEGNAAKVYFDAFGRMILGEFSFPGRKKHPSTDPVNALLSLSYTMIFSELSSLLDGLGFDPYLAYYHSIDYGRASLASDLMEEFRAPVADRLTLNLVNNRVFGQEDFYSNPNEGVYLRREALKRYFVEYEGMLNREFIRQETKENTTFRKCFRFQAEKLAASIQNNERYIPFLQEV; translated from the coding sequence ATAAGATCAGAGGAAAGAAGTACTGCACTACTCCAAAGAAAGGTTTTGATTGTGGCTAACCTTTATCTGACCGAACAGAACTCTGTTTTACGCAAGAGCGGTGACCGGCTTATTGTCCAGAAGGATGATAACATTCTTCTTGAAGTGCAGTGTCACAAAATAGATGCCGTGCTTATCTTCGGGAACGTCCAGTTTACCACTCAGGCCGTGCATGAACTCTTTGAACATGGCATAGAGATGGCCATTCTCACACGAACGGGCAAACTCATAGGCCAGATAACCTCTCCTACACCCAAAAACATTACCCTGCGTCTCCAACAGTTCAAGAAATATTGGGATAATGACTTCAGGCTCATGCTCTCAAAGGCAATTGTGGCTGGGAAGATCATGAATTGCTATAATGTTGTCCGCCTGTTTTCGTATAATCATCCTAAGCTTCACCTTGAAACGGAGATTGCCGCTCTTGAAACAAAGCTTGAAGATGTGGAATCGGCTACCTATATCAATCAGTTGTTTGGCATGGAAGGGAATGCGGCGAAGGTTTATTTTGATGCCTTTGGCAGAATGATCCTGGGTGAATTCAGTTTTCCGGGAAGAAAGAAGCATCCGTCCACCGATCCCGTCAATGCCCTCCTTTCCCTGAGCTATACTATGATTTTTAGTGAACTATCATCGCTCCTCGATGGACTGGGTTTTGATCCATACCTTGCTTACTATCATAGTATTGACTATGGGCGGGCATCCCTCGCTTCTGACCTCATGGAGGAATTTCGAGCCCCAGTAGCCGACCGGCTTACGCTCAATCTCGTAAACAACAGGGTTTTCGGACAGGAGGACTTTTACTCAAACCCCAATGAAGGAGTATATCTCAGGCGTGAGGCATTGAAGCGTTATTTTGTGGAATACGAGGGCATGCTCAATCGCGAGTTTATTCGACAAGAAACCAAAGAAAATACCACGTTTCGAAAGTGTTTTCGTTTTCAGGCGGAAAAACTGGCTGCCAGTATTCAGAATAATGAACGATATATCCCTTTTCTGCAGGAGGTATGA
- a CDS encoding endonuclease domain-containing protein — protein MTEMFNKKEHTKKRQYLRKKMTKAEILLWSKLKGKQINGLKFRRQYGINNYTVDFYCPERRLAIEVDGGVHYYEPRIVSDGQRQKEIEALGIKVLRYTNNDIVKNIKGVLHDIITKTTPQSPPLQGGDKGEVKK, from the coding sequence ATGACAGAAATGTTTAACAAAAAAGAACATACAAAGAAAAGGCAGTATTTACGAAAGAAGATGACAAAAGCGGAAATATTACTTTGGTCAAAATTAAAAGGCAAACAAATTAACGGTTTAAAATTCAGAAGGCAATATGGGATTAATAATTATACGGTCGATTTTTATTGCCCGGAACGCAGATTGGCAATCGAAGTTGATGGTGGGGTTCATTACTATGAACCTCGGATTGTTTCTGATGGGCAAAGACAAAAAGAGATAGAGGCTCTGGGAATTAAGGTGTTACGATATACAAATAATGACATAGTCAAAAATATAAAAGGTGTCTTACACGATATTATTACAAAAACCACCCCTCAATCCCCTCCTTTGCAAGGAGGGGACAAAGGGGAGGTAAAGAAATAA
- a CDS encoding RNA-directed DNA polymerase: MNNFAINLTSRYSAFQAVKENHGCAGVDGVTIEQYEGNLDINLRIMQRELAEQTYSPLPLLKILVDKGNGEARALCIPTVRDRVVQAAVLQAIEPILEREFEDCSFAYRKGRSVKQAVYRIKEYYDHGYHWIVDADIDAFFDSVDHDLLLAKFKKYVSIPYIQKLIELWLKAEIWDGESLTVLEKGIPQGSPISPILANLFLDELDEALLKKGYRLIRYSDDFVILCKKPEEAKNALQLSKQALGKLLLKLDEEQILNFEDGFKFLGVTFVRSMIMVPFDRPKKEKKVLFYPGPLNLDDYFKKRSNSPSSS; the protein is encoded by the coding sequence ATGAACAACTTCGCTATTAACCTTACATCCCGGTATTCCGCCTTTCAGGCTGTTAAGGAGAATCACGGTTGTGCGGGGGTGGATGGAGTTACTATTGAACAATATGAGGGCAATCTGGATATAAACCTCAGAATCATGCAAAGGGAACTGGCTGAGCAAACGTACTCACCCCTCCCGCTGCTGAAGATCCTGGTTGACAAGGGGAATGGTGAGGCTAGGGCACTGTGCATTCCGACGGTGAGAGACAGGGTTGTCCAGGCAGCCGTTTTACAAGCCATTGAGCCTATTCTTGAACGGGAATTCGAGGATTGCAGTTTTGCTTATCGGAAAGGTCGTTCAGTGAAACAGGCTGTTTATAGGATTAAGGAATATTATGATCATGGTTATCATTGGATAGTGGATGCCGACATAGACGCCTTTTTTGACAGCGTGGATCATGACCTTCTGCTGGCAAAATTCAAAAAATATGTCTCTATTCCCTATATCCAAAAACTTATAGAACTCTGGCTGAAGGCCGAAATCTGGGATGGTGAATCATTAACTGTATTAGAAAAAGGTATTCCGCAGGGTTCACCCATTTCTCCCATCCTGGCCAACTTGTTTCTGGACGAATTGGATGAGGCATTGTTAAAGAAAGGATATAGATTAATCAGGTATTCTGATGACTTTGTCATTCTTTGCAAAAAACCAGAAGAGGCAAAGAATGCACTTCAATTATCAAAACAGGCCCTTGGAAAACTTCTTTTAAAGCTGGATGAAGAACAAATACTTAACTTTGAAGACGGATTCAAATTCCTCGGCGTTACCTTCGTGCGAAGCATGATTATGGTACCTTTTGATCGCCCAAAGAAGGAGAAAAAAGTCCTGTTTTATCCTGGTCCATTAAACTTAGATGATTATTTCAAGAAGCGAAGTAATAGCCCATCCTCATCCTAA